ATGATGGGTGTGGAGGTGCCCCATGGCAATGATGGTTTGTCCTTGCTGTTTCTTTTGTTCCGCATAATCAAAAGCCTCCTGGTACAGGGCCGCAACACCTGCAGCATAAGGGTTTTCACAATCGGGAATAACCGGGTAGTCGCCCATTCGTAAAAAAGGAATGGCAAGGCACCATGTTTTAATATTTCCTGAAGGGTCATGCAAGGGAATTACCAGTTTTTCATAATTGATTTTTCCTTCTCCGTTTTTTTCTATTGTCCCGATAATGTGAATGTTCGATGATTCAAGAAGGGGTATCGGAGCTTCCAGGCGGGATGCCGAATCATGGTTGCCGGCGGTAATCACAATCTGTAAACCCTGCCTGGCTCCGGCGGCCCTGTTAAGAAAGGTGTAAAACAGCTTAACTGATGCTGCCGAAGGATTTGAGATGTCAAAAACATCACCGCTGACCAGAAGGACATCAATCTGTTCTGCCTGTATGGTGAGCACCAGCCAATCCAGAAACTGCCGGTGCTCGGCATTGCGGTCGTATTCGTGAAACAGCTGGCCGATGTGCCAGTCTGCAGTATGGAGAATTTTCATAATTCAGTCTTTTTGCAGTGCATTTTTATCATTGATTGACAATGCCTCATCATTTATTCATTCATTTGTTAATCCCAATGCAGATAATCCGGCTGCCGCCGGGATGAAGCAGATTCAACTGCTCAGAAAAGATATCCCGAAGGGCAGGACAGTCGGGCGGGGCAGATTAACCGGCAGCAAAGTAGCAAATAATTTAAAGCCGGTCAAGCCATTAGGCCTGATTCATTAAAATTTTATTAATGAGGTTCAGATGATTGTTTTAATGCCCTGTAAAGATAAAACCCAAGGTGAAGTTTGCTTTACGGAAAACCGTAAAATAAAAAATATGACCGGCCTTTGCAGGACTTCTGCATTATTAAATATTGACTGATGCAAAAAGATGGCAATGATCAGATTTAATAAAAATTCTGTAATTCTGTATGGTCTTAAACCATTTTCGTAACTTCCAATCTTAATTAACACCGTCACAATTACATTCCGGTATGCACAGCAAAGAACAAACAAATCAATACTTTGACAGACCTGAATGAGGAACTGGAAAATTATTTTCGAAATACCATCATCCCACAGCTTTGTGGACCGGTCCCTGATACTCCGTAAGTTTACCCCGCCTGCTATGAAGCAGTTCAGGCTGAAAGAAGGGGATATTGGGAGAGCGCTTGCCGATGTGGCGGAAAATTTCAGGTTTCCGACGTTTACAGATAATATAAAACATGTTATTGAAACCGGCGAAATCTTGGAAAAAGAAATCCAGGCCACGGACCGCCGGTGGTATCAGATGAATATCCTGCCTTATATCACACGTACAGACCAGCTTAATAATGGTGTTATTATTACTTTTATTGATATTACCTCCCGGGTAGAAGATCTTGCGGAACAGGAAAAACTGGTGGCAGAACATGAACTGCTGCTTGATACCATTGCCCATGATATTAAAACACCATTGACCAGCCTCGGACTGAACATTGAAATGATGAAAAGGCTCCCTGAACATGGTATGGTAAGATTTCCGCAGCTTGTGGGTAATCTGGAACAGAGTTTGCTTAAAATGAAGTCAGTTGTTAACGAACTGATTGACTCCCGCTGACAGGGTCAGAAATATAATCCTGTGGAATAACTGATTGATTTACAGAATATTATAGAAGATGTGAGGCTTGCCCTGGTACTGCAGATCAGTGAAGCGGAAGCAAGAATCACGTACGATATCCGGGTTTCTGAAATAATATTTGTCCGGCGCAAGCTGCGGAGCATCATATGCAACCTGTTGAATAATGCTATTAAATACCGTTCGGATGACCGGAAGCCTGATATAAAAATTGCGGCAGAAGCGGAAAACGGTTTTATGGTGATTGATGTTGAGGATAACGGGATAGGAATCCCATCTGCCCTGAAATATAAAATTTTTAAAAAATACAACCGGGTTGCAAATCAGAGAGAAGGAAACGGCATAGGGCTGTATCTGGTGAAGGAAATTATAGAAACAAGCGGAGGCCGGATTGAAGTGGAAAGCGAAGAAGATAAAGGATCAGTATTTAAAGTATATCTGAAACTGAGAAATCAGGAAATCTGAATGCAAAATCTATCAAATAGCGAGAAGAAATTCAGTCCTTTGATATAAACTATATTAGATGATACCTAAAGTATCTGGATCTTAAGCGGTAAAGCTTTACGCACGGGAGGATTTTAGCGAATGTTAAAATAATGAGAAGATCAATGCTACAGAAGATTAATGAATGAATAAAAATATATGTGTCCTTGAGGACAGCGAAGAAATCCTGGAACTCATCCACATGATTTTAGAACAGAACTATAATGTATACGGTTTTACCACCGTATCCGGATTTATGTCCGGATATACAGAGATGGCCCCTGATCTCTGCCTGCTTGATGTAATGCTGCCGGACGGCAATGGCCTGGAAGTCTGCAACAGCCTTAAAAATAACGGATTATCCAGACATGTTCCTATAATTATAATGACGGCAAATGCCGGGATACAGAAAATGAAAGAGATCTGCCTTGCCGATGATTTTATCTCGAAACCATTTGACATGGATGATCTTATCCGGAGAATCGGTATTCATATCCAGAATTAAAAAATCAATACAACCTACCATAACCTATCGAAATGCGCAGCCCAACCCGACTGGAGAAAACAGATCTTTTAACTATCCTTTGCCTTCGTACTGAACATGCTGTTGCAGTGTATACCGGAGAAGAGATATTAATAGAATTTGCAAATCCTGCCATGATGGGTGCATGGGGAAGAACCGGGTCTGTAGTCGGGCTTACACTGTCTGAAGCCCTGCCTGAAATCTCAAACCAGCCATTTGTCGCCATGTTGAAGGAAGTATGGAATACCGGTGTGGATAATGTGGGGAAGGCAATACCTGCTGAACTGTTTGTAGACGGACGGCTGCAGCAGTATTATTTCGATTATTCTTATCTCGCGGTAAAAGATGAAAACGGAAAGGTATACGCCATTTATCATACGGCGAAGGATGTGACCCAGAAAGTGCGTGACCGGAAGGAACTGGAAGAGGCAAGGGAACGACAGGAACTCCTTGAAAGAGAACAGCGGCTGAATGAAGAACTTGCGGCAGCCAATGAAGAGCTCCAGGTGACCAAAACGAGCCTCAGCATTCTGAATCAGGAGCTTGAAGCCCGGGTGGTCCAGCGTACGGCAGAACTGTCCCGTTCAGAAAGCCGCCTGCGCTTCCTTTTATCTGATGCACCGGTTGCCATAGCTGTTTTTCACGGGAGGGAACTCATTATTGAATCCGCCAACAAAAAAGTACTTGAAGTATGGGGCAAGCCGGATCATGTAATAGGGCTGCCGCTGCATATAGCCGTCCCGGAGCTGGTGGGCCAGGAATTCCTGCAGATTTTAGATGAGGTGTATATCACCGGAAAAGCATTTTACGGCTATGAAATAAAAGCTATGCTGGAACGGAACGGAAAGCTGGATGAAGTCTACTGTAATTTTGTGTACCAGCCCCTGAAGGATGAAGCCGGAGCAGTCAACAGCATCATGCTGACGGCAAGCGTGGTTTCTGAGCAGGTGATAGCAAGGAATAAAATACAATCTCTAAACGAAGAACTGCTTGCGATAAATGAGGAATTAAGCAAATCACAGGAACTCCTGCTGACGTCTAACCTTGATCTGAAAACCAGTGAGAACCGGTTAAATAAAATCCTCAGTGATCTTCCTGCACCGGTAGTGGTGCTCACAGGCCCGGATCAGATTATTTCCACGACGAACCAGGCATTGCTTACCTTCTGGCAACGTACTGCAGATGAGGTTTTGGGAAGACCGATGCTGGAAGTATTCCCCGAACTTAAAAACCAGGTGTTCCCAGGCCTATGGAAACATGTGCTGGAAACAGGATTATCACTCCAGAAACGCGAGCAGAAAGTCGTATTTAGAAATAAGTTTAACGGCGAAGACAGGATTTTATACGTAGATTACTTTTATCAGCCTCTTACGGACTTTGCCGGCCGGATAACCGCTGTTTTGGCAACTGTTTTGGACGTTACGGAAAAAGTCCGTTCAAGGCATATCATTGAAGAAGCAGAGGCAAAGCTGAGGCTGGCCATTGATTCTTCTGAACTGGGCACCTGGTTTATTGATGCAGAAAGCAGGATACTCACCGCATCTTCACGCTTAAAGGAAATATTCGGGTTTTATTCTGACGAAGAAATGTCTTTACAGGAAGTATTCAGTCAGATTATCCCCGAATACAAGGATGAAGTCATTGCCGGGCTGGATGCCGCCATTACAACAGGTGCCAGTTTTGACATGGAATATTCGATAAAGGGATACAGGGACGGCAACATCCGCTGGGTACGCTCAACCGGAAAACTTTATAATGAAGATGTCTTCAGCAAGGCTAATTTTTCAGGAACCGTGCAGGATATTACCCAGAGGAAGCTGGAAGAGCAGCGCAAAGATGATTTTTTAAGTATTGCCAGCCATGAACTGAAAACACCGGTTACTGCTTTAAAAGCATCCCTTCAGCTCCTGAGCCGCTACCGGGATAACATGGTGCATCCTATGGTGCCACGGCTGGTAGACCAGTCTAATGCAAGCGTACTCAAGATCACGGGATTAATTGACGACCTGCTTAATACCACCCGCACCAATGAAGGGCAGCTTCATCTTAATTACCGCCGGTTCAATGTGTTTGAAATGCTGGATGAATGCTGTACCCACATCCGGATCCGCGAAAAGCACGAACTTATTTTGCAGGGCATAAAAGGTCTGATGATTGAAGCGGATGAGGTACGGATTGATCAGGTAGTGGTAAATCTCGTAAATAATGCCGTTAAATATGCACCTGATCAGCGTGAGATTTATCTGATTGTTGAAGATCTGGGAGACCGTGCAAAAATTTCCGTGAAAGACTCAGGGCCGGGTATTCCTGCAGATAAAATACCGCACCTCTTTGACCGCTATTACCGGGCAGATTACTCCGGCGTGCAGTATTCAGGGCTCGGGCTCGGGCTTTACATCAGTGCCGAAATCATCAGAAAGCACCGGGGCGAAATAGGTGTAGACAGCGAGCTGGGCAAAGGCAGTACTTTCTGGTTTACTTTGCCTTTGCATAAAAATTTACCTTAACAGGCATTTAAGGTTCAATACAGAAAGTTATTGATAGATATCTTTATGCTCATCAATACAGATTTGATGAGTCTAAATTAATGTGATGAAACTTTTGTGCCTTCCGGACAATACAACTTCAGTATTCTTACAAATTTTCCTTATCATTTATAAACAATATTTTATTGCTATTCTTTCGGTTATTTATTGTTTTCAGAAGCAATAATTATATATTTGTATCGGCTGAAAAGATAAACAGACTTTGCAGAAAATTAAGTTTACGGTATTTAATATTTGTTATTGCTTAACCATTAGTTATCTTGAATAATAATCGAAGAAAAAATATTGAAATGGGGCATCCCGTAATTGTGAATTAAATAATGTTAATATTATTGTAACTGATTGCAATCAGAAATAATAAATAATACTCAAAAATTAAATTACAATGAAAAAATGTTTTTTAGCCGCTGTGATCGGCTTTACAGGATTGGTCAGTGCAAACGTACCGGAAATTAAATCTGATGTTTCTGAAGTTGAAGATTCACAAACCATCCATCTTTTTAAAAGAATCAAAATCGATGAAACCATAACGGATACCCATGGTACCCAGTGGCATATCTATGGCTGGGTGGATGTTTCAATAAGCTGGTCGGGTCCCAAAATCAATCATTACGATGTCCATATGACAGGTGGCGGGTACCACTATCATTTTCAGGGTAAAGTAGTAAGAGAGGAACTAAAGGACGGGACGATCAGAAATACAATTGACGGTTCTTTAACTGATGAAGATTCCGGTACGGAGGTAGCCATTGACAGCAATATTAAAACTTTACTGTATCAACTGAATGAAAATGTGATCAGGAATAATCCAGAATAAAGTGAATAATTATCAGCGGGAATGATAGTTCCCGCTAATTTAAATACCAAACATATGAAAAATATCTTTTTATTTTCAGGAATATTGATATGCCTGTCGTTCAGCAAGTCTCAGAAAAATGAATTCTTAGGAAACTGGAAGGTCATTGATTCTTACAATATTGAAGAAGTGGGTCTCAAGGAGATTGCTTTACACAGTATGATAAAGAAAAAAATAGTTGAGCAAAAAAGCCGGATCATTTTTACTGCCGACAGCATTATGATTAAGCAGAACGATATTATTTCTGACAGGAGTAAAGTCAGGGACCTGAGAAAAATCAGCAGAGACAGTCTGGTTTTTAAGTTTGATGATCATATGGCATCATTCAGGTTAAAAAACAACAGAACCGGTATTTTAACAGTCGATAAAAAAGCTGTTTTCCAGGTTGAAAGATAGATAAAAGCACCCGGCAGAGGTGCTTTTTTTCCTATTATCAGCATATGATTACCTTTAGGAGCCGGATAGTTTTAAAAATATAGGCTTTGTCTACGGCCGTTCTTTTATTTTACCGGTAATCTGAAATAATTTTAACAATTCAAAACCCACATATCACGCAGAATCTCCACACATCATCATTTAAAAATACTGGTTAAATTGGATAATTCTGCAAATAGGGAGCTTACAAAGCCATTAACTCAATAAATTTTTGTTTTTTTGCAAAACTTTAATTTTAGATAAAAATATGTCGGAGTTTGATGAGATCAGGTCTTTTTATGATCATGAAGTAAACGGTGCCTTGGAAAGTATTGCCAGGCATCCTATGATGCATGCCTTAATGCAGTTTACTTTCCCGGATTGTGAAGAAGATTTTTGGCTTGCCAGGTTTAAAAATACCCAATCCATAAGCGATTTTCAGCATCAGTGTATTTCACAGACCGTACGGCAGATTCTTATCCAGAGTTCAGAGGGTTTGACGACTTCCGGATTTGATGACCTGGATAAAGACACTTCTTATCTGTTCATTTCCAATCACAGGGATATCGTTCTGGATACTTCTTTACTGAATCTGGTTCTGCTGGATAAAGGGCTGATTATGACCTCTTCAGCAATCGGGGATAACCTGGTGCAGAAAAGATTTCTGCACGTATTGGCGAAATTAAACCGTAATTTTTTAGTACAGAGAGGATTGTCCATCCGCGAGCAGCTGAGCAGCTCAAAGCTGATGTCCGAGTATATTTACAGCTTGCTCCGGTCTGAAAACCGTTCTGTCTGGATTGCCCAGAGAGAAGGCCGTACAAAAGACGGCAACGACGCTACCCAGCAGGGTGTCCTGAAGATGCTTGCCATGGCAGCGGGAAGCCGCCCGCTGGCTGAGTTTTTTAAATCGCTCAGGATCGTTCCGTTATCCATATCGTATGAATATGATCCTACAGATGCCCTTAAAATGCCGCAGGTGATGGCACAGTCTAAAAACGAAGTATACATCAAAGACGAGGATGAAGATTTCAAAACCATGCTGAGCGGGGTACTGGGACAAAAGAAGCGCATCCATCTGCACGCCGGAAAAATATTGGAAGAAGAATTTGATGACATTGCCTCAGTAACCGAAAATAAGAACAAGCAGCTTCAGGCGATTGCAAAAATGATAGACCGCTCTATTATTGATAATTATAAGCTCTGGCCGACCAATTATATTGCCTTTGATCTGCTGAACGGCTCCAACATGTATTCCCAGCATTATAAAGAAGAAGAAAAACAGCTTTTTGAACGGCGCCTGGAAATGAGGATTGACAGTTCCGATGCCGATCTGAAGAAGAGCTTCCTGGAAATGTATGCCAATCCTGTGGCTAACAAATGCGGATAAATAGGAGAGGAGCGGAAGATCTGCTGAATCAATATAGGTTATTCTGAAAAAGAACCATTGGAAATCCTTTTTAAATTGAAAGCACGGTAAGTTCTTGAATTCCTGCACAATTTTGAATGTGCGGCTGTTTGCTTTGGTATCAGCGGATAAAAAACTGTCTCTTCGTCAGTCTCGTCAGTTCCCCGTACACATAGATTTCCATGATCTGCCAGTTGCTGAACTCATCAAAATCTTTGTATTCGGTTTTGTCGTTTGAGGCTCCCTGCCTTACCGTAACCAGCTGACGCGCTTCATTATAGGTGTAGTTTTCAATACTTGGATTCGGGGAAAGCCAGTCGTATGTCTCTGTTTTGCGGAGAAGCCCTTCATGGTAATGATAGATTACTTTATCATTCAGCTCGCCATTCCGGATGTGCTGGTACAGGGTGACCTGATTATCTTTATTGTATCCGTACAGGTTTTTTGCCTCCCGATGGAAATCTGTAACCTTTTCTTCAGTCAGATTTCCGTGCGCATCATACTGAAAGGCTGTTTTTTCTATTACCCTGCCGGTATTTTTTGAAATGACGGACTGTTCAGTCAGCCTATCCTGTCTGTATATATTTTTGTAATAAATGATGTTCTCTTTTCCGTCTTCTGTAGTAGTAAGCTGAATAATACAGCCTTTGTCATCCAGCTTTTTTGAGAAGACCTGGACTGAATTTTTCAAATGAAACGTAGTCTTGCTCTCTATGTTATTGCCGTTGTGGTCAAAACGGTCAGCAGCCGTAAAATTGAGGATGCCTTTTACATAATATTCCGTATGACCGGAAACCAGGATGCCGTTTTTCAGGTTAAATACCTGTAAGGTTTCCAGTTGCCGGATACCGTTTTCAAATACAAAAATGCTGTCAATGATCTTCACGGTTTGCGGAGGCAGGTGTATCTCTTTCGGAAGCATATCGTTTTTCATAGGGTAAATTTTAAGGTGCTGTGCGCAGGAATCAGTAAAAATAAAAACACATATGATGCTTAGGAAAACCTGCACATAGAAACTTCTTATGGGATTAATCATGTAATGATTTATTTGATTTAAAAATAAGGTATTTTGAGAAATTAAACCAAAGAAAATATTCCATTACATCAGGGAAGCAGCAATATCATTCGGGTGCTCATCTTAAAGATGTTTTAAAACAATTATTTAGCTTTCCTGAATTTATTGAACCAGAAAATAAATCCCGTAACCGGCAGCGAAAATCCGATGAAGCAGATGATAAAGTAAAAAATAATGCTCTTAAGGCCCAGGATTTCCCCGGTATGCAGCGGTTTGGCCAATGAAGTAAACTGTTTGCTGAGCGGCTTTTCCCAAAACAGTTCTTTGGATTTAAATTTACCCTTTTTATCAAATGTAATCTGGTCCGGAAGCATGGCTCCGAGCCAGTTACCGGTATTTACTTTGGTAACGACGAACCGCGGATTTTCTTTATTGGGCAGCTCAATTGTGGTAACGGCTTCATAAGGCAGGATTTTGTCAGCCGAAACCAGGATTTCCTGAAGGGACACCGGTTTTTCCTGAACGGCTGATTTTTCTTTCTGGCGGCTCAGCATATCATTAAAAATATGGTCAAAAGCATTGTTTTCTTCTTTTGAACTGACCGCTGAAACATTTGAGATCGATTCTCCGCCCAAAGAAACAATCAGTGCATTTTTCACCCACGGATAGGTAATGTATAAACCGGTAACAGCCATAAAAAACAGCATCAGGAAAGCATAAAACCCCATCGTGTTGTGCAGGTCGTAATTAATGCGCTGAAATTTTCCGCTGAATTTTACCGTTAAAGATTGCTTCAGGTGCCTGGCCTTTTTGGGAACCCATAAGACAAACCCTGAAAAAAGCAATAGGCATAACATGAGCACTGCCGCACCGTTGATCTGCCTTCCCGCATTTCCCATCATCAGGTTCCTGTGAAGATCGAGTACGATTTCAAAAAAGCGGTTCATGTTCACATCTGCCATTCCTAAATCTTTACCGGAATACGGATTGAAATAGCCTGCAGAATCAACATTATCACGGGTATAGGAAACCACGTAGCTCCGGTCTTTATCCACCGGGATCATGATGCTTTTCAGCTCTTTTTTTTCTCTGAGAAGGATCTCCCGGATCTGAGCAGGTGTTTTCCTGGATCTGGGCTTTTCCGTTACGAAAACTTTGTCACGGTTCAGCACATCCGAAAACTGGTTTTTGAAAGCATACAGGCACCCCGATAAGCAAACTACCATAATCACCAAAGCAGAAAGAAGGCCCAACCAGAGGTGGAGCAGCCCCATGGCATATTTAAAAAGAGATTCGTTTTTTCTTCTTTTCCGGACAAGTGTTTTTTGTAAGCGGGAATTCTTCATGATGGTAAACGGAAAAGCATTAAAACAAAACAAAAGCCTGCTTTAATGCTCAAAATAGTAAAAATTAAATATGAATCTTATTTTCTGCCTTTGAACTGCTGGTCCTTTACAATAGCCAGGAATTTGGTATACTGTTCCGGCGTAAAAACCTTTTTCAAGGCTTCTTTCCTCTGGTTGTCAAATTTTTCCCAGTATTCTCTGGCCAGATCATTATTTCCGTGGTAGATATCATGCGCATCATTGAATGATTTTTCGAAAGCATCATTGGCCGCATTGAGCATGGCAAACTGGTCTTCAGAAAGCTGTAATTCAGTTTTGATTTTACCTAAAAGCTGATTGTCATACCTTGGCCTTTTTCTGGAGTTTTCATCAACAAACTTATTGAACTTTTCCATCTGTCCCGCATCAAGGACTTTAGCCATTTCTTCTGCCTGCCGTGCCTTCAGTTCCTCACTCTTGATTCCCAAAGCCACACGGTCCATCTGTCCGCCCTGCGCTTTTGCCGCTTCAAAGTTCTGCTCAGACTGTTTCTGGTACCTTGCCGTAATCTCATCATAGCTTTTCTCCTGTTCAGGCGTCAGAGTTACTTCTGTCTTGAATTTTGAGTAGTCAGTACCTCTTTTCTTGTTCTCGCCGGAGCAAGAAATAATAAATGCTCCCAGGACGAATGCCGTTAATACCGTTTTGATATTTTTCATAATTGTTAATTGATTTAAAATTTATAATTGATTTGTGCTGAGAAGTTTCTCGGCTGGATCTGGTCAATAAAGCCTCCCCTGAAATAAGAGCTGTATCCTACCGCATCAAAGATGTTGTTGAAGAATACCCTTACGCCAAGGCCGTTTTTAAATGCGTATCCTACCTGTGCCTCCACGGTGGTATATTCAGGCATAAGGAAGGGCTTTGTGCCCGGAGTTACGCTGTTGGCATGCCCGCTTATGATTGTTTTCTGGGTATACTCATCCACAGGGCGTTTTCCTACGTAATAAATTCCGGCTCCGATATCCAGTCCGTCTAAAGCACCGGTATTGAATTTATAATTCAGCCATCCGTTTGCCGTATGTTTCGGGGCGTTCATGAGTGCTGATCCGTTCACGTAAGCAGGGCTGTCCTGGTATTGGGCATCCAGATAGGCCCAGCCTGTCATAATCTGTAAATTGGGCAGGATTCTTCCAATCAGCTCAACCTCAACCCCTTTCCTTCTGAGTTCACCAGCAAGCCCGAAGAAACCGGTGGCGTTACCCTGATCATTAAGTACAGAATAAGAAAGGTTATCGGTTTTGATATCGAACAGGGTTACATTGAATCGTAATTTTTCATTTAACCAGTCGGATTTTATTCCGGCTTCCCACTGTGTGGTTTTTGACGCACCCACTGTTCCGCCATTGAATAAAGGGTTATTGGCCGAACGCAAAGAAGTCGTTGTGGTGAATGACCCGAAAATATTCATGTTTTCAACAGGAGAAATCATCAAGCCTAATGTCGGATTCCATGCTTCAACTTCAGTCTCCGCAGTCACACCGTTGATTCTGCTGTATCTGATCCCCAAATGGGCTTTTAAATATTTATTGAAAGTTACAACATCCTGAGCCATCAGTCCGAAAGTAGGGGTAATGGTATTGACAATCGGGTTATTGGCAGCAAGGCTGAATTCATCCGGATTAATGTTCGGAGGTAAAAAATTATTAATATCATTAAGGACATTGATCTGGTCAATATTCTTGGCCTGGTAAGAAGTGGTGGTAACATTAGATTCCTTCCAGTCAAAACCTACTTGAAAAGTGTGCTTCATAAAACCGGTATTCACATCTGCACCAATAAAATCAAACTGGAAAACCTTATTCAGATCTTCACGGTCTGACCTGCCCAGGGTTCTGTTTCTGATTTCCCAGCCTGCATTGTTTGGTTTAGCAAGAGCTGCCCCTGTGTTTTCCAACTGATAGGAAGAACTGATAAAAGCCGCTCTTAATTTCAGCTTATCTGTAAGCTTCCGAATTGCTGTTGTTGAGAAATTAAATGTTTCTGTTTTAGCATTATCAGTTGCAAAACCGAGAAATTTTCTGTCAGGCATTTCATAGAGTGCTTCTGTATCCCCATTTGCTAAATTTACGGTTCCACGGTCCGGTGTCGTATTATTCTTCAGGTAATCCATTTCCACCACGATTTCCGTTTTGTCATCCGGGCGGATTGCCACGGACGGGTTTACGTAAATACGGTCTGTATTAACAAATCTCCTGAAACTGTTGCTGTCTTGGTAAGCTGCATTCAGGCGGACAGCAATTCTTCCCTGATGATCTAAAACCCTCTGGAAATCCAGGGTTGGCCTGTAAAAGTCCCAGCTTCCGTATCGGAAACCGACATTGGTATGATTGATGAATTTTGGCACTTTTGTCACAATATTAATCACTCCGCCTGCAGATCCCAATCCGTCTCCAATACCCTGGGTAACAGCAGCAGAACCTTTAATTACCTGAATACTTTCAACGCCCTGCATATCTGTAAGCATCGATCCGGTACGGAAATCAGAATCCATCATAACTCCGTTTTTAAGCACAGGAACCCCGCGATAACCACGGATTGACATACTTTCCCTTGTTCCGCCGTAGCTTCCGAACTGGGTTACCCCGGGAATATTTTTGGCAACATCCGTCACGGTAAGCCCTCCAAGCTGCTCTATTACCTTATGTGAAACTACAGAAATACTCTGAATCTGGTCCCTGGGCTTAAGCGGCAGCCTTGTGATTACTTCAAGGCCTTCCGGCTGTTTGTTTTTCTCCCCGAAAAGCTCAACTTCTTCAAT
The sequence above is a segment of the Chryseobacterium sp. JJR-5R genome. Coding sequences within it:
- a CDS encoding response regulator, encoding MNKNICVLEDSEEILELIHMILEQNYNVYGFTTVSGFMSGYTEMAPDLCLLDVMLPDGNGLEVCNSLKNNGLSRHVPIIIMTANAGIQKMKEICLADDFISKPFDMDDLIRRIGIHIQN
- a CDS encoding PAS domain-containing protein — encoded protein: MRNWKIIFEIPSSHSFVDRSLILRKFTPPAMKQFRLKEGDIGRALADVAENFRFPTFTDNIKHVIETGEILEKEIQATDRRWYQMNILPYITRTDQLNNGVIITFIDITSRVEDLAEQEKLVAEHELLLDTIAHDIKTPLTSLGLNIEMMKRLPEHGMVRFPQLVGNLEQSLLKMKSVVNELIDSR
- a CDS encoding PepSY-associated TM helix domain-containing protein, which codes for MKNSRLQKTLVRKRRKNESLFKYAMGLLHLWLGLLSALVIMVVCLSGCLYAFKNQFSDVLNRDKVFVTEKPRSRKTPAQIREILLREKKELKSIMIPVDKDRSYVVSYTRDNVDSAGYFNPYSGKDLGMADVNMNRFFEIVLDLHRNLMMGNAGRQINGAAVLMLCLLLFSGFVLWVPKKARHLKQSLTVKFSGKFQRINYDLHNTMGFYAFLMLFFMAVTGLYITYPWVKNALIVSLGGESISNVSAVSSKEENNAFDHIFNDMLSRQKEKSAVQEKPVSLQEILVSADKILPYEAVTTIELPNKENPRFVVTKVNTGNWLGAMLPDQITFDKKGKFKSKELFWEKPLSKQFTSLAKPLHTGEILGLKSIIFYFIICFIGFSLPVTGFIFWFNKFRKAK
- a CDS encoding PAS domain-containing protein, whose amino-acid sequence is MRSPTRLEKTDLLTILCLRTEHAVAVYTGEEILIEFANPAMMGAWGRTGSVVGLTLSEALPEISNQPFVAMLKEVWNTGVDNVGKAIPAELFVDGRLQQYYFDYSYLAVKDENGKVYAIYHTAKDVTQKVRDRKELEEARERQELLEREQRLNEELAAANEELQVTKTSLSILNQELEARVVQRTAELSRSESRLRFLLSDAPVAIAVFHGRELIIESANKKVLEVWGKPDHVIGLPLHIAVPELVGQEFLQILDEVYITGKAFYGYEIKAMLERNGKLDEVYCNFVYQPLKDEAGAVNSIMLTASVVSEQVIARNKIQSLNEELLAINEELSKSQELLLTSNLDLKTSENRLNKILSDLPAPVVVLTGPDQIISTTNQALLTFWQRTADEVLGRPMLEVFPELKNQVFPGLWKHVLETGLSLQKREQKVVFRNKFNGEDRILYVDYFYQPLTDFAGRITAVLATVLDVTEKVRSRHIIEEAEAKLRLAIDSSELGTWFIDAESRILTASSRLKEIFGFYSDEEMSLQEVFSQIIPEYKDEVIAGLDAAITTGASFDMEYSIKGYRDGNIRWVRSTGKLYNEDVFSKANFSGTVQDITQRKLEEQRKDDFLSIASHELKTPVTALKASLQLLSRYRDNMVHPMVPRLVDQSNASVLKITGLIDDLLNTTRTNEGQLHLNYRRFNVFEMLDECCTHIRIREKHELILQGIKGLMIEADEVRIDQVVVNLVNNAVKYAPDQREIYLIVEDLGDRAKISVKDSGPGIPADKIPHLFDRYYRADYSGVQYSGLGLGLYISAEIIRKHRGEIGVDSELGKGSTFWFTLPLHKNLP
- a CDS encoding ATP-binding protein produces the protein MRLALVLQISEAEARITYDIRVSEIIFVRRKLRSIICNLLNNAIKYRSDDRKPDIKIAAEAENGFMVIDVEDNGIGIPSALKYKIFKKYNRVANQREGNGIGLYLVKEIIETSGGRIEVESEEDKGSVFKVYLKLRNQEI
- a CDS encoding 1-acyl-sn-glycerol-3-phosphate acyltransferase; translated protein: MSEFDEIRSFYDHEVNGALESIARHPMMHALMQFTFPDCEEDFWLARFKNTQSISDFQHQCISQTVRQILIQSSEGLTTSGFDDLDKDTSYLFISNHRDIVLDTSLLNLVLLDKGLIMTSSAIGDNLVQKRFLHVLAKLNRNFLVQRGLSIREQLSSSKLMSEYIYSLLRSENRSVWIAQREGRTKDGNDATQQGVLKMLAMAAGSRPLAEFFKSLRIVPLSISYEYDPTDALKMPQVMAQSKNEVYIKDEDEDFKTMLSGVLGQKKRIHLHAGKILEEEFDDIASVTENKNKQLQAIAKMIDRSIIDNYKLWPTNYIAFDLLNGSNMYSQHYKEEEKQLFERRLEMRIDSSDADLKKSFLEMYANPVANKCG